One stretch of Equus przewalskii isolate Varuska chromosome 9, EquPr2, whole genome shotgun sequence DNA includes these proteins:
- the COX7A1 gene encoding cytochrome c oxidase subunit 7A1, mitochondrial yields the protein MYPLVPLSSPLGPIEIPRISTWVLQPFGAGEGSEHLLREPIGRTRIWSPDLSGFPPRAGDRAAVRRAGGVAWDSPGGEDTVCPWVERGGDSGRRGGRRMRALRVSPALVRSFSSTARNRFENRVAEKQKLFQADNDLPVHLKGGATDNILYRVTMGLCLGGTAYSLYCLGWASFPHKK from the exons atgtaTCCCCTGGTACCGCTTTCCTCTCCACTCGGACCAATAGAAATTCCGAGGATTAGCACATGGGTGCTCCAACCGTTTGGCGCGGGGGAGGGGTCGGAGCATCTTCTCCGGGAGCCTATTGGACGAACCCGAATCTGGTCGCCGGATTTGTCCGGCTTCCCACCCCGGGCCGGGGACAGGGCTGCGGTGCGGCGCGCCGGGGGCGTGGCCTGGGATTCCCCGGGAGGGGAGGACACTGTATGTCCTTGGGTGGAGAGGGGAGGTGACTCCGGCCGAAGAGGAGGACGCAGAATGAGGGCCCTGCGG GTCTCCCCGGCGCTGGTCCGCTCCTTCAGCTCAACCGCCCGGAACCGCTTCGAGAACCGAGTGGCCGAGAAACAGAAACTCTTCCag GCGGACAATGACCTCCCGGTGCACTTGAAGGGCGGGGCAACCGATAACATCCTGTACCGAGTGACCATGGGGCTGTGTCTGGGCG GCACCGCCTACAGCCTGTACTGCCTTGGCTGGGCCTCCTTCCCCCACAAGAAATGA
- the CAPNS1 gene encoding LOW QUALITY PROTEIN: calpain small subunit 1 (The sequence of the model RefSeq protein was modified relative to this genomic sequence to represent the inferred CDS: deleted 2 bases in 1 codon) translates to MFLVNSFLKGGGGGGGGGGLGGGLGNVLGGLISGGGGGGGGGGGGGGGGGGTAMRILGGVISAISEAAAQYNPEPPPPRTHYSNIEANESEEVRQFRRLFAQLAGDDMEVSPTELMNILNKIVTRHPDLKTDGFGIDTCRSMVAVMDSDTTGKLGFEEFKYLWNNIKKWQAIYKQFDMDRSGTIGSSELPGAFQAAGFHLNEHLYNMIIRRYSDEGGNMDFDNFISCLVRMDAMFRAFKSLDKDGSGQIQVNIQEWLQLTMYS, encoded by the exons ATGTTCCTGGTTAACTCGTTCCTgaagggcggcggcggcggcgggggaggcgggggccTGGGCGGGGGCCTGGGGAATGTGCTCGGAGGCCTGAtcagcggcggcggcggaggcggtggcggtggtggtggcggcggcggcggc ggCGGCGGAACTGCCATGCGCATCCTGGGCGGGGTCATTAGCGCCATCAG CGAGGCGGCTGCGCAGTACAACCCAGAGCCCCCG cccccacGCACCCATTACTCCAACATCGAGGCCAATGAGAGCGAGGAGGTCCGCCAGTTCCGGAGGCTCTTTGCCCAGCTGGCTGGAGAT GACATGGAGGTCAGTCCCACAGAACTCATGAACATTCTCAACAAGATCGTGACCCGAC ACCCTGATCTGAAGACTGATGGCTTTGGCATTGACACGTGCCGCAGCATGGTGGCCGTGATGGAT AGCGACACGACAGGCAAGCTGGGCTTTGAGGAATTCAAGTACTTGTGGAACAACATCAAAAAGTGGCAG GCCATCTACAAACAGTTTGACATGGACCGTTCGGGGACCATCGGCAGCAGTGAACTCCCAGGGGCCTTTCAGGCAGCAG GGTTCCACCTGAACGAGCATCTCTACAACATGATCATCCGACGCTACTCGGATGAAGGAGGGAACATGGATTTTGACAACTTCATCAGCTGCCTGGTCAGGATGGACGCCATGTTCC GTGCCTTCAAATCTCTTGACAAAGATGGCAGTGGACAAATCCAGGTGAACATCCAGGAG TGGCTGCAGCTGACTATGTATTCCTGA